In one Dermatophilaceae bacterium Sec6.4 genomic region, the following are encoded:
- a CDS encoding FAD-binding and (Fe-S)-binding domain-containing protein, producing the protein MGYVDELVRRLSAAGLHARSDSLTRSLYTSDASLYRVAPLAVAFPRDAEQVRAAYGVARDLGVPLTTRGAGTSIAGNSIGAGLVLDFSRHLNKIISIDPTAQTAIVQPGVVQNDLQVAAAIHGLRFGPDPSTSSRCTIGGMLGNNACGSRTLSYGRTVDNVTGLRGFWGTGEPFDLVSNGARATGPAPEALTALGADHLELIRTSFARFGRQVSGYAMEHLLPERGVDLARFLVGSEGTLAVITEATVRLVRDPAVRVMVVLGYPDIAAAGDASPAVLTHHPTACEGFDQRLLDVLHSRGGSSPPLPDGPAWLFTEVSGEDADEVLARAQALAGDAALGAHSSLVVTDIAQAAALWRIRADGAGLAGRSPAGKPAWPGWEDAAVPPARLGDYLRDFEKLVQSHGLSSAPYGHFGDGCMHVRLDIPIDAPGGPGYLRSFMVDAAKLVATYGGSLSGEHGDGRARSELLPLMYSPEVIDLFGAAKAICDPDNLLNPGVLVDPAPLTADLRFPARKTPTPLAFAWTADGGDFSQAVHRCTGVGKCRADNTASGGVMCPSYLATREEKDSTRGRARVLQEMLNGSVVQGGWRSPEVHDALDLCLSCKGCASDCPTGIDMASYKAEVLHQSYKGRLRPVSHYVLGQLPRWVRAGARVPRIANIALRLGDRVPLAKSAVGVDSRRSIPAIAADPFRSWARTHDLAPFDPASSTGNEVVLLVDTFTDNFSPAVGAAMVAVLRDAGYTPRLPTASGCCGLTWISTGQLDGARKQLERTIAGLLPAASAGVPIVGIEPSCTAVLRHDAAELVPTADARAVRDATVTLAELLARTPGWTPPSLAGVRVIAQPHCHHHAVMSWAADAALLADAGADVQRLGGCCGLAGNFGVEKGHYEVSVAIAEQQLLPAVRAARPGDVVLADGFSCRTQLDDLLGAMPDGTSRGTHLAELLAAHLH; encoded by the coding sequence ATGGGATACGTGGACGAACTCGTGAGGCGCCTCAGCGCAGCCGGCCTGCACGCTCGCAGTGATTCCCTCACTCGGTCGCTCTACACCTCTGACGCCTCGCTCTACCGCGTCGCTCCGCTGGCAGTGGCCTTCCCCCGTGACGCCGAGCAGGTGCGGGCAGCGTACGGCGTCGCACGCGACCTCGGCGTGCCGCTCACCACTCGCGGCGCGGGCACCTCGATCGCCGGCAACTCCATCGGCGCCGGCCTGGTGCTCGACTTCTCCCGTCACCTGAACAAGATCATCTCGATCGACCCGACCGCGCAGACCGCCATCGTGCAGCCGGGCGTCGTACAGAACGACCTGCAGGTCGCGGCTGCAATACACGGGTTGCGTTTCGGACCCGACCCCTCCACCTCAAGCCGCTGCACGATCGGCGGGATGCTCGGCAACAACGCCTGCGGCTCACGGACCCTCAGCTACGGCCGCACGGTCGACAACGTGACGGGCCTGCGCGGCTTCTGGGGCACCGGCGAGCCGTTCGACCTGGTCAGCAACGGGGCACGGGCCACCGGACCTGCACCCGAGGCGCTGACCGCTCTCGGCGCGGATCACCTGGAGCTGATACGTACCTCGTTCGCGCGCTTCGGCCGCCAGGTCTCCGGGTACGCGATGGAGCACCTGCTGCCCGAGCGCGGCGTCGATCTGGCCCGATTCCTGGTCGGCTCCGAAGGCACGCTCGCGGTGATCACCGAGGCCACCGTCCGCCTTGTCCGCGACCCTGCGGTACGGGTGATGGTCGTCCTTGGGTACCCCGATATCGCCGCCGCCGGAGACGCATCGCCGGCTGTCCTCACGCATCACCCGACCGCATGCGAAGGGTTCGACCAGCGGTTGCTGGATGTGTTGCACAGCCGCGGCGGCAGTTCGCCGCCGCTGCCCGACGGCCCCGCATGGCTCTTCACCGAGGTGTCCGGCGAGGACGCCGATGAGGTTCTCGCCCGCGCGCAGGCGCTCGCCGGTGATGCCGCGCTCGGTGCTCATTCATCCCTGGTGGTGACCGATATCGCCCAGGCCGCTGCGCTGTGGCGAATTCGGGCCGACGGAGCCGGCCTGGCGGGTCGCTCCCCCGCTGGCAAACCCGCGTGGCCCGGCTGGGAGGACGCCGCCGTACCGCCGGCCCGCCTCGGTGACTATCTGCGCGATTTCGAAAAGCTGGTGCAGTCCCACGGGCTGTCCAGCGCTCCGTACGGCCACTTCGGCGACGGTTGTATGCACGTACGGCTCGACATTCCGATCGATGCACCTGGTGGACCCGGCTACCTGCGGTCCTTCATGGTGGATGCCGCGAAACTCGTTGCCACCTATGGCGGCTCACTCTCCGGTGAGCACGGCGACGGTCGCGCGCGCAGCGAGCTACTACCGCTGATGTACTCGCCCGAGGTCATTGACCTCTTCGGCGCCGCCAAGGCGATCTGCGACCCGGACAACCTGCTGAACCCGGGAGTGCTCGTCGACCCGGCGCCGCTGACCGCCGACCTGCGCTTCCCCGCTCGTAAGACCCCTACGCCGCTCGCCTTCGCCTGGACCGCTGACGGGGGCGATTTCAGTCAGGCCGTGCACCGCTGCACCGGCGTCGGTAAATGCCGCGCTGACAACACCGCCAGCGGTGGCGTGATGTGCCCGTCGTACCTGGCAACACGCGAGGAGAAGGATTCCACTCGCGGGCGCGCACGGGTGCTGCAGGAGATGCTCAACGGCTCGGTCGTGCAGGGCGGCTGGCGCTCACCGGAGGTGCACGACGCACTCGACCTGTGCCTCTCGTGCAAGGGCTGCGCGTCGGACTGCCCGACCGGGATCGACATGGCGTCCTACAAGGCCGAGGTCCTGCACCAGTCGTACAAGGGCCGACTGCGACCGGTATCGCACTACGTGCTCGGCCAACTGCCACGCTGGGTGCGTGCCGGCGCGCGGGTACCGCGAATCGCGAACATCGCACTGCGACTGGGTGACCGGGTCCCGCTCGCGAAGTCCGCAGTCGGCGTCGATTCCCGGCGCAGCATCCCCGCCATCGCCGCCGACCCGTTCCGCAGCTGGGCCCGCACGCACGACCTGGCGCCGTTCGATCCCGCGAGCAGCACCGGAAACGAGGTCGTGCTGCTGGTCGACACCTTCACGGACAACTTCTCCCCCGCCGTCGGTGCAGCCATGGTCGCGGTGCTCCGCGACGCGGGATACACGCCCAGGCTTCCCACGGCCTCAGGATGCTGCGGGTTGACCTGGATCTCCACCGGTCAGCTCGACGGCGCACGCAAGCAACTCGAGCGCACGATCGCGGGGCTCCTGCCGGCCGCGAGCGCCGGCGTGCCGATCGTCGGGATCGAGCCGTCGTGCACCGCGGTGTTGCGGCATGACGCAGCCGAACTGGTGCCGACCGCCGATGCGCGAGCTGTGCGTGATGCGACCGTCACTCTGGCCGAACTGCTCGCTCGCACGCCGGGCTGGACACCGCCGTCACTGGCCGGGGTGCGGGTGATCGCCCAGCCGCACTGCCACCACCACGCGGTGATGAGCTGGGCTGCCGACGCCGCGCTGCTCGCAGACGCCGGCGCCGACGTTCAGCGCCTCGGCGGATGCTGCGGACTAGCAGGAAACTTCGGTGTCGAGAAGGGCCACTACGAGGTCTCTGTAGCGATCGCGGAGCAACAGCTCCTGCCCGCCGTACGCGCAGCACGGCCGGGCGATGTGGTGCTCGCGGACGGCTTCTCCTGCCGCACGCAACTGGATGACCTGCTGGGCGCAATGCCGGACGGTACGTCTCGTGGGACACATCTGGCGGAACTACTGGCCGCCCACCTGCACTGA
- a CDS encoding dihydrolipoamide acetyltransferase family protein, whose product MTLQMFKLPDPGEGLVEADIVTWKVKVGDEVATNDIVVEIETAKSLVELPIPWAGTIKEFFVQEGDTVEVGTPIVSVEVAGAATTDPDEVTTPTALAPEEKADTQKADEPEERVPHLVGYGSAPAPTARRARRSAVVVPAAPAPVAPSSSPQPPAPVASVPVTPVPVAETPAAAAPVSGGKALAKPPVRKFAKDHGVDLSQVTPSAESGIVSRADVQRYLANDAAGPDDSVQPAPADAGSRETRTPVKGVRKLTADAMRSSAFTAPHVTEFVTVDVTATMDLVARLRTDREFTGLKVTPLTVLAKAMCLAIRRHPGVNATWQDVDDGSAEIVTKHYVNLGIAAATPRGLVVPNVKGADTMSMRELAEAIGGLTATAREGRTPPADMSGGTITITNVGVFGVDTGTPIINPGEAAILCFGAIRKMPWVVTAADGTDTIVPRQVTQLALSFDHRLIDGDLGSRFLADIAALLEDPARALIWG is encoded by the coding sequence ATGACTCTGCAAATGTTCAAACTCCCCGACCCGGGTGAGGGACTGGTCGAAGCCGACATCGTCACCTGGAAGGTGAAGGTCGGCGACGAGGTCGCCACCAACGACATCGTTGTTGAAATCGAGACGGCGAAATCGTTGGTGGAGCTACCCATCCCCTGGGCGGGCACCATCAAAGAATTTTTTGTGCAGGAGGGCGACACCGTCGAGGTCGGCACCCCGATCGTGTCGGTGGAGGTAGCCGGCGCCGCCACCACCGACCCGGACGAGGTGACTACGCCCACGGCGCTGGCTCCGGAGGAGAAGGCCGACACGCAGAAGGCTGACGAGCCCGAGGAACGCGTTCCGCATCTGGTCGGGTACGGCTCTGCGCCCGCACCGACCGCCCGTCGGGCGCGTCGATCAGCAGTCGTTGTGCCTGCCGCCCCGGCACCTGTTGCGCCGTCCTCGTCCCCGCAGCCGCCGGCCCCTGTTGCCTCCGTACCTGTGACCCCCGTGCCCGTGGCTGAAACACCGGCCGCAGCTGCACCGGTCTCCGGCGGCAAGGCGCTGGCCAAGCCACCGGTGCGAAAGTTCGCCAAAGACCACGGGGTCGATCTCTCGCAGGTCACGCCGAGTGCAGAATCAGGCATTGTCTCGCGCGCAGACGTGCAGCGGTACCTGGCGAATGACGCTGCTGGTCCCGATGATTCGGTGCAGCCGGCGCCGGCTGATGCCGGCTCGCGGGAGACTCGGACGCCGGTCAAGGGTGTCCGCAAGCTCACCGCCGACGCGATGCGTTCATCGGCCTTCACCGCTCCGCATGTCACGGAATTCGTGACGGTGGATGTCACCGCGACAATGGATCTGGTTGCCCGGCTGCGGACCGATCGGGAGTTCACCGGACTGAAGGTGACGCCTCTGACGGTGCTGGCCAAGGCGATGTGCCTCGCTATCCGTCGTCATCCCGGCGTCAACGCGACCTGGCAGGACGTCGATGACGGATCTGCTGAGATCGTCACGAAGCACTACGTCAATCTCGGTATCGCCGCAGCAACTCCGCGCGGACTGGTGGTGCCCAACGTCAAGGGCGCGGACACCATGTCGATGCGTGAGCTCGCCGAAGCGATCGGCGGACTGACCGCGACGGCGCGTGAGGGCCGTACCCCGCCCGCCGACATGTCCGGCGGCACCATCACCATCACCAATGTCGGGGTCTTCGGTGTCGATACGGGCACTCCGATCATCAATCCCGGTGAGGCCGCGATCCTGTGCTTCGGTGCGATTCGCAAGATGCCGTGGGTGGTCACCGCCGCCGACGGTACCGACACGATCGTGCCTCGTCAGGTCACCCAGTTGGCACTCTCGTTCGACCACCGGTTGATCGACGGCGACCTGGGATCACGCTTTCTGGCCGATATCGCCGCGCTGTTGGAGGATCCGGCGCGCGCGCTTATCTGGGGCTGA
- a CDS encoding alpha-ketoacid dehydrogenase subunit beta, whose product MAMQKMSLAKGLNSGLRAAMEHDPKVLLMGEDVGKLGGVFRITEGLQKDFGEDRVVDTPLAESGIVGTAIGLALRGYRPVVEIQFDGFIYPAFDQIVAQLAKMHARSRGSLRLPIVIRVPFGGGIGAVEHHSESNEAYFAHTAGLRVVACSDPADAYWMIQQAIESDDPVMFYEPKRRYHERAEVDLDAGVRLGLHDARVVREGTQVTLLTYGPMVKTCLQAAAAAEQDGISLQVVDLRSLSPLDVDTITRVVKDTGRAIVVHEASTFLGMGAELAAEIQQECFHHLEAPVLRVGGYNIPYPPSRFEEEFLPGLDRILDAVDRSLAY is encoded by the coding sequence ATGGCGATGCAGAAGATGAGCCTCGCGAAAGGCCTGAACTCCGGGCTGCGCGCAGCCATGGAGCACGACCCGAAGGTGCTGCTGATGGGGGAGGACGTCGGCAAGCTCGGCGGTGTCTTCCGGATCACCGAGGGCCTGCAGAAGGACTTCGGCGAGGACCGCGTCGTCGACACCCCGCTGGCCGAGTCCGGCATCGTCGGTACTGCGATCGGGCTCGCGCTGCGTGGGTACCGCCCGGTGGTCGAGATTCAGTTCGACGGGTTCATCTACCCGGCGTTCGACCAGATCGTGGCCCAGTTGGCCAAGATGCATGCCCGTTCGCGGGGGTCGCTGCGACTGCCGATTGTGATCCGGGTGCCGTTCGGCGGCGGTATCGGCGCTGTTGAGCACCACAGCGAGTCCAACGAGGCCTACTTCGCGCACACCGCGGGGCTGCGGGTCGTGGCCTGCTCCGACCCGGCCGATGCCTACTGGATGATCCAGCAGGCCATCGAGAGCGATGATCCGGTCATGTTCTACGAGCCGAAACGTCGTTACCACGAGCGCGCAGAGGTCGATCTCGACGCGGGCGTACGCCTCGGTCTGCACGATGCGCGGGTGGTCCGAGAGGGCACCCAGGTGACGTTGCTGACGTACGGCCCGATGGTCAAGACGTGCCTGCAGGCCGCCGCGGCTGCCGAGCAGGACGGGATCTCGCTGCAAGTCGTCGACCTGCGCTCACTCTCGCCGCTGGATGTCGACACGATCACCCGTGTCGTGAAGGACACCGGCCGGGCGATCGTCGTCCACGAGGCCAGCACCTTCCTCGGGATGGGCGCCGAGCTCGCCGCCGAGATCCAGCAGGAGTGCTTCCACCACCTGGAGGCACCGGTGCTGCGGGTCGGTGGCTACAACATCCCCTACCCGCCGAGCCGCTTCGAGGAAGAGTTCCTACCCGGGCTCGACCGCATCCTGGATGCCGTCGACCGCTCGCTGGCCTACTGA
- the pdhA gene encoding pyruvate dehydrogenase (acetyl-transferring) E1 component subunit alpha: protein MTDTHDVVVHHETVVAGTPLDITDGGPDMVQFVDGEGTRLERTPANTPYAEIVEAMEPADARSMYRDLVLVRRLDAEGHALQRQGELGLWPSLLGQEAAQVGSARAMAPHDYAFPGYREHGVAWCRGIQPEQLLALFRGVDHGGWSPQEMNYHLYTIVIGNQMLHATGYAMGVQRDGAVGTGDPERDTAVMAFTGDGGTAQGDFNEAMVFAGVANAPVVFFVQNNQWAISEPNYKQFRVPPYQRALGFGFPGIRVDGNDVLAVYAVTKMALDNARNGLGPTLIEAFTYRLGAHTTSDDPTKYRSAAEVDIWREKDPIKRMRGFITQKGYADEEFFAGVDKEADELAVRVRSACQNMPEPEQSRMFDEIYVDPHPLVDGEKATFLAYQAGFDQEGGH, encoded by the coding sequence GTGACCGACACTCACGATGTCGTCGTACACCACGAAACCGTCGTGGCCGGGACGCCACTGGACATTACCGACGGCGGGCCCGACATGGTCCAGTTCGTCGACGGGGAGGGCACCCGCCTCGAGCGGACCCCCGCCAACACCCCCTATGCCGAGATCGTCGAAGCGATGGAGCCGGCCGATGCCCGCTCCATGTACCGCGACCTGGTGCTCGTACGGCGCCTGGACGCCGAAGGGCACGCGCTGCAGCGCCAGGGCGAGTTGGGCCTGTGGCCCTCGCTGCTGGGTCAGGAGGCCGCGCAGGTGGGTTCCGCGCGGGCCATGGCCCCGCACGACTACGCCTTCCCGGGCTACCGGGAGCACGGTGTGGCCTGGTGCCGTGGGATCCAGCCGGAGCAGTTGCTGGCACTCTTCCGCGGAGTCGACCACGGTGGTTGGTCGCCGCAGGAGATGAACTACCACCTGTACACGATTGTCATCGGCAACCAGATGCTGCACGCGACCGGATACGCGATGGGTGTGCAGCGCGACGGCGCAGTCGGCACCGGCGACCCCGAGCGCGACACCGCGGTAATGGCATTCACCGGCGATGGCGGCACCGCCCAGGGTGACTTCAACGAGGCAATGGTCTTCGCGGGCGTCGCGAACGCTCCGGTCGTCTTCTTCGTGCAGAACAACCAGTGGGCCATCTCCGAGCCCAACTACAAGCAGTTCCGGGTGCCGCCCTACCAGCGGGCCCTCGGTTTCGGCTTCCCCGGCATCCGGGTCGACGGCAACGACGTCCTCGCGGTCTATGCGGTGACGAAGATGGCGCTGGACAATGCGCGCAACGGGCTGGGACCGACGTTGATCGAGGCATTCACCTACCGTCTCGGTGCGCACACCACCTCCGATGACCCGACCAAGTACCGCTCTGCGGCCGAAGTCGACATCTGGCGCGAGAAGGACCCGATCAAGCGGATGCGCGGGTTCATCACCCAGAAGGGGTACGCGGACGAAGAGTTCTTCGCAGGCGTCGACAAGGAAGCCGACGAGCTCGCCGTACGGGTACGCAGTGCCTGTCAGAACATGCCCGAGCCCGAGCAGTCGCGGATGTTCGACGAGATCTACGTCGATCCACACCCGTTGGTCGATGGCGAGAAAGCGACGTTCCTCGCCTACCAGGCCGGGTTCGATCAGGAGGGTGGGCACTGA
- a CDS encoding MFS transporter produces MSTHGYGDVLRVTGARQFLIGSAVERLGGAMFGVGVVAMVASRRGSYSLAGAVSAGALVVLAVSGALIGRAVDRYGQRRVTLPLVAWSTFWSIGTVLVSLLGAPIWTLFLAYSMSAVTGTTGNLSRARWSYLLSERPKLLHSAMSLEQVIDELTFVGGPALAVVLATTVLPEAGLIAAAFFFGIGSLIFLARTDTEPPVDRLSHEQTKSVLRIPAVLVVCAVAFMIGGIFGANEIVTIATTSSLGHPEAAAFILALYALASAIAAVVYGLRDNAIPLNRALWGGALAMCLLEAPVLFVGSVPFLAVALTFAGIATAPTLIVTIKLASALVPPNQVTESLSLVSTAMIIGIAGGSSLGGIVVESVSPHAGYAVPVVAAGLGALLGLACHRILRPKPGPRVA; encoded by the coding sequence ATGAGCACGCACGGGTACGGCGACGTACTCCGGGTGACCGGAGCCCGCCAATTTCTGATCGGGTCCGCCGTCGAGCGACTCGGCGGCGCGATGTTCGGGGTAGGCGTCGTCGCGATGGTCGCGAGCCGTCGCGGGTCCTACTCCCTCGCCGGCGCGGTGTCCGCGGGCGCGCTGGTCGTCCTGGCGGTCTCCGGTGCGTTGATCGGACGCGCCGTCGATCGTTACGGGCAGCGCCGCGTCACGCTGCCGCTGGTGGCCTGGTCGACGTTCTGGTCGATCGGGACGGTCCTGGTCTCCCTGCTCGGTGCGCCCATCTGGACGTTGTTCCTCGCCTACTCGATGTCGGCCGTGACCGGGACGACAGGCAATCTGAGTCGCGCCCGGTGGTCCTATCTGCTGTCCGAGCGACCTAAGTTGCTGCACTCGGCCATGTCGCTGGAGCAGGTGATCGACGAGTTGACCTTCGTGGGCGGTCCGGCGTTGGCCGTCGTATTGGCAACCACGGTGCTGCCCGAAGCGGGCCTGATCGCCGCGGCATTCTTCTTCGGAATCGGCAGCCTGATCTTCCTGGCCCGCACCGATACCGAACCCCCGGTGGACCGGCTCTCCCACGAGCAGACCAAATCCGTGCTGCGTATCCCCGCGGTCCTGGTGGTGTGCGCCGTCGCCTTCATGATCGGCGGGATCTTCGGCGCGAACGAGATTGTCACCATTGCGACGACCTCGTCGCTCGGCCACCCGGAGGCGGCCGCGTTCATCCTGGCCCTCTATGCATTGGCATCGGCGATCGCGGCCGTGGTTTACGGCCTGCGGGACAACGCGATCCCGCTGAATCGTGCGCTGTGGGGCGGCGCACTGGCCATGTGCCTGCTGGAGGCGCCCGTGCTGTTCGTGGGCAGCGTGCCGTTTCTCGCGGTAGCCCTGACCTTCGCCGGAATCGCCACCGCCCCCACATTGATCGTCACCATCAAGCTCGCGAGCGCGCTCGTGCCACCCAACCAGGTGACCGAGTCGCTCAGCCTCGTCTCGACCGCGATGATCATCGGTATCGCAGGCGGGTCATCGCTCGGCGGGATCGTGGTCGAGAGCGTGAGCCCGCACGCGGGGTACGCCGTGCCGGTCGTGGCCGCGGGCCTGGGCGCGCTGCTCGGGTTGGCCTGCCACCGCATCCTGCGCCCCAAGCCCGGCCCCCGAGTGGCATAG
- the hisC gene encoding histidinol-phosphate transaminase, with protein sequence MLDSVPAYRPGKPATTRTDVTAYKISSNENPYPPLPSVLAEVADAAANLNRYPDMAVTAMTERIGRALGVSPDRIATGTGSVGVLAQLLQITCDPGDEVVYAWRSFEAYPIVIALAGATSVQVPLDAEARHDLSAMADAITDRTRLVLVCTPNNPTGPAVGAAELEDFLARVPSSVLVVVDEAYLEFVRDQDAVRGMEVVAAHPNVAVLRTFSKAYGLAGLRVGYAVAAPRIAEALRKAATPFGVSEIAQRAAVASLDAEAELLERVNALVAERDRVVAALIAQGWELPVTQANFIWFPLGDDALSFATAAEAAGLTVRPFPGDGVRATIAETAANDRLIQVAAAFRAG encoded by the coding sequence GTGCTGGATTCCGTACCCGCCTACCGTCCGGGGAAACCGGCGACTACGCGCACCGACGTCACGGCGTACAAGATCAGCTCCAACGAGAACCCGTACCCGCCGCTGCCGTCGGTGCTCGCCGAAGTCGCAGATGCCGCTGCCAATCTGAACCGCTACCCTGATATGGCCGTTACAGCGATGACCGAGCGGATCGGTCGCGCGCTCGGTGTCAGCCCCGACCGGATCGCCACGGGAACCGGCAGTGTGGGCGTGCTCGCCCAACTGCTGCAGATCACCTGCGACCCGGGCGACGAGGTCGTCTACGCGTGGCGCAGCTTCGAGGCCTACCCCATCGTGATCGCGCTCGCGGGCGCTACTTCGGTGCAGGTGCCGCTGGACGCCGAGGCTCGGCACGACCTGTCGGCGATGGCTGATGCGATCACCGACCGCACCCGACTCGTGCTGGTCTGCACCCCCAACAACCCCACCGGGCCTGCCGTCGGCGCGGCGGAGCTGGAGGACTTCCTCGCCCGGGTGCCGTCCTCGGTGCTGGTCGTGGTGGATGAGGCCTACCTGGAGTTCGTCCGCGACCAGGACGCCGTGCGCGGTATGGAAGTCGTCGCAGCCCACCCCAACGTCGCCGTGTTGCGGACCTTCTCCAAGGCGTACGGGCTGGCCGGGCTACGCGTGGGATACGCGGTCGCGGCGCCCCGGATCGCCGAAGCCCTACGCAAGGCCGCGACACCCTTCGGGGTCAGCGAGATCGCCCAGCGGGCTGCCGTGGCGAGCCTTGATGCCGAGGCCGAGCTGCTGGAGCGGGTCAACGCTCTGGTCGCCGAACGCGACCGCGTGGTCGCAGCACTGATCGCGCAGGGCTGGGAGCTGCCGGTGACCCAGGCGAACTTCATCTGGTTCCCGCTCGGCGACGATGCCCTGTCCTTCGCAACCGCAGCCGAGGCCGCGGGTCTGACGGTGCGGCCCTTCCCCGGCGACGGCGTGCGCGCGACGATCGCCGAGACCGCAGCCAACGACCGACTGATCCAGGTCGCTGCAGCGTTTCGCGCCGGCTGA
- a CDS encoding general stress protein: MSNQNPMQAARASLLALDYPQSLGVYDDYLGAQRAVDYLSDNEFPVQNCMIVGTDLKQVERVTARLTWGRVIGSGVASGAWIGLLIGLLLSVFDANSNKAAVIFGGIVFGAVFGVVYAAIGYSMSQGRRDFTSVSTIVATRYEVLVEHKFAQQGREMLEKLDSGLQGPRL, translated from the coding sequence ATGAGCAATCAGAACCCGATGCAGGCTGCCCGCGCATCCCTGCTGGCCTTGGACTACCCCCAATCCCTCGGGGTCTACGACGATTACCTCGGCGCGCAGCGCGCGGTCGACTATCTTTCCGACAACGAGTTCCCCGTACAGAACTGCATGATCGTCGGCACCGACCTCAAACAGGTTGAGCGCGTCACCGCCCGCCTCACCTGGGGTCGGGTCATCGGTAGTGGCGTCGCCTCCGGCGCGTGGATCGGGTTGCTCATCGGGTTGCTGCTGTCGGTCTTCGACGCCAACAGCAACAAGGCTGCGGTGATCTTCGGTGGCATCGTCTTCGGTGCGGTCTTCGGTGTGGTCTACGCCGCGATCGGCTACTCGATGTCGCAGGGACGCCGCGACTTCACCTCCGTCAGCACCATCGTCGCCACCCGCTACGAAGTACTCGTCGAGCACAAGTTCGCCCAGCAGGGTCGGGAAATGCTGGAGAAGTTGGACTCCGGTCTGCAGGGCCCACGGCTGTGA
- a CDS encoding NUDIX hydrolase encodes MPIAASTPTLRDGPLVLRPWTSDDLHGLKKSAVASGWFETDAGLDEGLERWLADQEEDGSKVSLAIEHSDVVIGGLLLAGATAEALGDTAVVSWQLFKADTQLVAAGALQLLLRHAFENLGIARVETRLADSDTASGRVAARAGMLKEGTARGALPSGSIDGARIDQAIFARLADDPSVTDRGSFARVLNSTLPTKRAIAQALIRNEAGEVLLCQPTYKRFWDLPGGVVDPAESPATAVLREVAEELSLHGTVHSLAAVSWLPPWRGWDDATLFVFDVRVTSEPGALQPREIAATHWRAVQDVGAHTAEYTARIIERSVQAIDEGTGTVYLENGQDPAW; translated from the coding sequence ATGCCGATTGCTGCCTCGACGCCGACCCTGCGCGACGGACCTCTGGTGCTGCGCCCGTGGACCTCCGATGACCTGCACGGACTGAAGAAGAGCGCTGTGGCCTCCGGCTGGTTCGAAACCGATGCGGGCCTGGATGAAGGCCTGGAACGCTGGCTGGCCGACCAGGAGGAGGACGGGTCGAAGGTCAGCCTGGCGATTGAGCACAGCGACGTCGTGATCGGTGGGCTGCTGCTAGCCGGCGCCACTGCTGAAGCGTTGGGTGACACCGCCGTCGTCTCGTGGCAGTTGTTCAAGGCCGATACCCAGCTGGTCGCGGCGGGGGCCCTGCAGCTGCTCCTGCGGCATGCTTTCGAGAACCTCGGGATTGCCCGGGTCGAGACCCGGCTTGCCGACAGCGACACTGCGTCCGGTCGTGTCGCGGCGCGGGCAGGGATGTTGAAGGAGGGCACGGCCCGCGGCGCGTTGCCCTCGGGCTCCATAGACGGTGCGCGCATCGACCAGGCGATCTTCGCGCGGCTGGCCGACGACCCGAGCGTGACTGACCGGGGTTCGTTCGCGCGGGTGCTCAACTCCACCTTGCCGACCAAGCGCGCCATTGCCCAGGCGCTCATCCGTAACGAAGCTGGTGAGGTGCTGTTGTGCCAGCCGACGTACAAACGGTTCTGGGATCTACCCGGGGGAGTGGTCGACCCGGCCGAATCCCCGGCGACCGCCGTTCTGCGCGAGGTAGCCGAGGAGTTGTCACTGCACGGCACGGTGCATTCGCTGGCCGCTGTCAGTTGGCTGCCACCGTGGCGCGGCTGGGACGACGCCACGCTCTTCGTTTTCGACGTGCGGGTGACGTCGGAGCCGGGGGCCTTGCAGCCGCGTGAGATCGCGGCCACGCACTGGCGTGCGGTGCAGGACGTCGGTGCACACACCGCCGAGTACACGGCACGGATCATCGAGCGTTCCGTGCAGGCGATCGACGAGGGCACCGGCACCGTCTACCTGGAAAACGGTCAAGACCCCGCCTGGTGA